AGATGGTTGTGGGTGAGTTATCGGTGCGACGCCTTGTCAGCAGCGCTTCGTCGGCGCGTGTGAAGGCGGCGGGCTCGTAAAGGCAAATCGCATGCCATTGTTTGGCTATCCTTGCGAATCGGCGTGTGCGCTGTCGGAGCGATATGCGCCTGCTGCGATCGCGCATGACGAGGACGCATGCGACGTGTTGCATCGTGGAGCAGGGGACAGTCCGGCTGTTGCCGTATGTGACACCGCGACGTTTCCGGGATCGCGATGTGCGATGACGATGTGCCGTCGATGCAATGGCATGCTTCTCGCACATTGCATCGCTAATCGAAGCGGACGTGCAGCGTCGTCAATCAGCGAGTGCGAAGGTCATGAACAGTTTGCGGGCGATGGTCGAGCGATGGCTGGCGCATATGCCGCCGTGTGAAGTGAGCTTTGCCAGATTCGGAAGCGAGGGCAGCGGACGCCGCTGTCATGTGCGTGTCGACGTGCATCGCCCGGAAGGCGATCTCGCGATTCACTTCTTTCGACATCGCGACGGCATGTGGCGCGTGTTTCCGCCCACGTCCGTACCGGTTGCGATGCGAGTCCTCACGGCAGGCATCGACGACTGAGCTGTTCGCTCGTAAATGCAAATCCGGGTCAATCGATCCAGCCGCGCTGCCGCGCGTGATCGATGAACTGATACACGTCAGTCGCGAGACCCGAATCGTTGAAGAGCATTTCCAGTTCGCCGATGATGTCGTCGAGTTCGCGCGTGCCGTCGCAGCGCGTGAGAATTTCGCCCGCGCTCGGATTGAGCTTCACCGCACCCTCGGGATACAGCAGTACATACGCGTCCTGCGCGGGCACCCGTTGCAGGCTGAATCGGTCACGTAGCCGCGGGCGCTCGTTCGCACCGGCGTTCGCTGGCGTCGGAATCATGGCGGAAGGTTTCATCGATGTGACGGGCAAGCCGTCGCGCGCTGGGCACAGCACGCGACGGCGCTTCAACGCGACGTTAGCGGGTGGCGATATACATCGTGATTTCGAAACCGAAACGCAGATCGGTGTAAGCGGGCGTCGTCCACTGCATGGCATGTCTCCTGGATGGTTTGCTGAACGACCGCGATCGGATCGCGGTCGGGGCGATTCAACGCAAACTCCATGCCGGTGAAGAATCGAGCGATGTGCGAAAGCTTCGCAGTGAAGAGACTGTGCTGATTTGGAGCACAGGTGCGCATATACGGGACGTTGACACCCATCCCTTCAACGACCGCGCCGCCGCTATCCGGAAAGCGGCGCGCGATCGGCAACGCATCAGAGCTTCGATCCGCCGTCGACGCGCAACGTGTCGCCCGTGATCCAGCGCGCGTCGTCGGAGGCGAGGAAGACGGCGGCGGCGGCGATATCGTCGGGCTGCGCGACGCGTTGGAGCGCCTGCATGCCGAGCGTGAAATCGCGGCCCGCGTCTGTCTTCGCGAAGTTCGACATATCCGTTTCTACGACGCCCGGCGCAATCGCGTTGACGCGAATGCCACGCTCGCCGAGCGCGGACGCGAAGTGGCGCACGAGCGTATCGACGGCACCCTTGGTCGCAGCGTACGCCGACAGATTGTTCACGGACGCGCGTGCCGCAAGCGACGACAGCAACACCACGCTGCTGCCGTCGCCCAGCACGGGCAGCAATTGCTGCACGAGGAAGAACGGCGCGCGCACGTTGACGGCGAACAGGTCGTCGAAATCCTCGACGGTCGTTTCTTCGATCAGCGCGGCCTTCGAGATGCCCGCGTTCGCGACGAGAATGTCGAGCCGTTCGCCTGTCAGCGAGCGCACGCGCTTCGCCAGTTCATGCGGTCCGTGCGCGTCGCGCAGATCGGCGGCGACCTTGTCCGCCTGTCCGCCTGCCGCGCGGATGGCTGCAACGACGGAATCGGCGGCCTGCTCCGCGCTGCTGTAGTGGACCAGCACGCGCGCGCCTGCTTTGGCGAGTGCGATGGCCGTGGCGCGGCCGATGCCGCGAGATGCGCCCGTCACGAGCGCGGTTTTGCCTGTCAGATTGGTCATGATGAAATTCCGTTTGATGATCAGTTGCGAGGGGTTTGCCTTACGACGCAGTCCGGCCGCCGTTCACGCGCAGCACTTCGCCCGTCATGAAGCTGGCCGACGCCACGTACACGATGGCTTCCGCAATCTCGTCGGGCGTGCCGGCGCGTTTGAGCGGCACGGTGTCGATAAACGCGGCCTTGCGTTCGGACGTCTGCGTGAGCCGGTCGAGCATCGGCGTTTGCACGGGGCCGGGCGCGACGGCGTTGACACGCACGCCGAACGCCGCAGCTTCGAGCGCCGCCGACTTCGTCAGTCCTTCGACGGCGTGCTTGCTGGCGACATACAGCGACGCGCCCGCAGCACCGCGCGCGCCCATCGTCGACGACACATTGACGATGCTGCCGCTGCGTTGCGCCGACATCGCGCGCAGCTCGTGCTTCATCGCGAGCAGGGTGCCGAGCACGTTCGCGTCGAACACGGCTGCGTAGCGCTCAATCGTCTGTTCGACGACGGGCGCGCTTTCGCCTTCCGTGCCTGCCGCGTTCACGGCGATGTCCAGCCTGCCGAAGCGCGCGATCGTGCGCTCGACGAGCGATTGCACGCTGTCTTCGAAGCGCACGTCGGCCTCGATGAACTCTGCTTCTGCGCCGAGCGCGCGCAGCGTGTCGGCAAGTGCGTGACCTTCGTCGGTGCGTCGGCCGGAAATCACGAGGCGGGCTTTCGAGCGCGCGAAGGCGAGCGCGGTCGCGCGACCGATGCCGCTCAACGCGCCGGTGACGAGCACGACTGTCTGTTCGTTCATGTCGGTTCCTTATGCACGTTCTTCGATCGAATCGACACGATCGTGGTAGAACGCGAGGTGATCGCGAATCGGCTCGACGGCGGGAAAGGGCGACTCGTAGGTCCAGATCGCATTGACGGCGCGCTCGCCGCCCGACGGAATCGAGAAGTACGCGGCATCGCCCTTGTACGGGCAGTACGTCGAATGATCGGTGCGTTCGAGCAGCGTCATGTCGACGTCTTTTCTCGGGACGTAGAACACGGGCGGGTAGTGCGCTTCACGCAGCGTCAGCGCGCTTCGCGTGTCGGCGACTGTGCGGCCGGCGACAATGACCACGACGCGCGATGGATTGCGCTCGATCGTGATGGGGTGATCGGGGCCGGGAATCTTCACGGTTTTTGCCGTGTTCGGCGCGGTGTTGTTGGACATGATGTGACTCCTTGAATCAGGCGGCGTAGTGGAAAAGCCGGTGTATGTGCGTTCGTTGCGGTTGATACGTCGTCGTCAGAGCTTCGACCCGCCGTCGACGCGCAGCGTGTCGCCCGTGATCCAGTTCGCGCTGTCAGACGCAAGGAACGTTACGGCGCCGGCGATATCGTCGGGCTGCGCCACGCGCTTCAACGCCTGAAGGCTCAGCGCGTAATCGCGGCCTGCGTCGGTGGTCACGAAGCTCGACATGTCGGTCGCGACGACGCCGGGCGCGACGGCGTTCACACGCACGCCGCGCTCGCCAAGCGCGGAAGCGAAGTGGCGCACGAGCGTATCGACGGCGCCCTTGGTCGCGGCGTACGCGGCCAGCTCGCCAACGGCAGCGCGCGAAGCCAGCGATGACAGCAGCACGACGCTGCTGCCTTTGCATAGCATCGGCAGAAGCTGCTGCACGAGGAAGAAGGGCGCGCGCACGTTGACGGCGAAGAGGTCGTCGAACTGGTCGACAGTCGTCTCTTCGATGCTCGCGGCAGTGGCAATGCCCGCGTTGGCGACGAGCACATCAAGTCTTCCGCCGACGATCGCGCGCACATGTCGGGCGAGCGTGTGCGGACCGTCGGCGATCCGCAGATTGGCGGCGATTTTCTGCGCATGTCCGCCGCTCGCCATGATTTCGGCGACGACGGAATCGGCGGCCGCTTCGTTGCTGCTGTAGTGCACCAGCACCTGCGCGCCGGCTCGGCCGAGTGCGAGCGCGATGGCGCGCCCGATGCCGCGCGATGCGCCCGTGACGAGCGCGGTTTTTCCTGTGAGGTCGTTCATGGCAAAGCTCCGTTGGATTGATCGGCGGCCCGTTCAGCGATAGCAAGCAGGTATGGCTTCAAGACTGCGCTGACGGCTTCCGCGTTGCTCGATGTGACTGCTGGCTTGTAATCTAGCCTTCGCTTGCGCAACGGAAAAAGACTTTGTAGGCTTGCCGTCATGCTTTGAAAGCATGGCCCCGAGCGACGCGGCAGAATGGAAGAAACAGGAGAAAGCATGGAGCTACGTCATCTGCGCTATTTCGTTGCAGTCGCGGAAACGGGCAGCCTCACCGTCGCCGCCGAGCAGCGGCTGTTCACCTCACAGCCATCGCTGAGCCGTCAGATTCGCGATCTCGAAGACGAAGTGCGCACGGAACTGTTCAGTCGCAGCGCGCGCGGTGTCGAGTTGACAGCGTCGGGCAAGGCTTTTCTCGACCATGCACGGCTTGCGCTCGCGCAGGTCGATGCCGCGATCGAAGCCGCGCGCCGGGCCGCGAGCCCCACGAAGCAGGTGTTTGCGCTCGGCTTTCTGACGGGCCAGGAAATGACGTGGCTGCCGCGCGCGATGCAGGTGTTGCGCGACGAGTTGCCGAACATCGACGTCACGGTGTCGAGCGGCTATTCACCCGATCTCGCCGACGCCGTCGCGCGCGGCAAACTCGACCTTGCCTTCGTGCGCACGGAGCCGGGGCTGGATCTCGACTATCGCGTCGTCTATCGCGAGAAACTCGTCGTGCTGATGCCGAGCGATCATCGGCTGACGGCGAAGGCAACGATCCATCCGTCGGACCTGCAAGGCGAGACGTTTGTGATGGCGTCGAACAAGGCGCGTGTGCTGCATGACGT
This Paraburkholderia sabiae DNA region includes the following protein-coding sequences:
- the pqqD gene encoding pyrroloquinoline quinone biosynthesis peptide chaperone PqqD; protein product: MIPTPANAGANERPRLRDRFSLQRVPAQDAYVLLYPEGAVKLNPSAGEILTRCDGTRELDDIIGELEMLFNDSGLATDVYQFIDHARQRGWID
- the pqqA gene encoding pyrroloquinoline quinone precursor peptide PqqA; protein product: MQWTTPAYTDLRFGFEITMYIATR
- a CDS encoding SDR family NAD(P)-dependent oxidoreductase, translating into MTNLTGKTALVTGASRGIGRATAIALAKAGARVLVHYSSAEQAADSVVAAIRAAGGQADKVAADLRDAHGPHELAKRVRSLTGERLDILVANAGISKAALIEETTVEDFDDLFAVNVRAPFFLVQQLLPVLGDGSSVVLLSSLAARASVNNLSAYAATKGAVDTLVRHFASALGERGIRVNAIAPGVVETDMSNFAKTDAGRDFTLGMQALQRVAQPDDIAAAAVFLASDDARWITGDTLRVDGGSKL
- a CDS encoding SDR family NAD(P)-dependent oxidoreductase, with protein sequence MNEQTVVLVTGALSGIGRATALAFARSKARLVISGRRTDEGHALADTLRALGAEAEFIEADVRFEDSVQSLVERTIARFGRLDIAVNAAGTEGESAPVVEQTIERYAAVFDANVLGTLLAMKHELRAMSAQRSGSIVNVSSTMGARGAAGASLYVASKHAVEGLTKSAALEAAAFGVRVNAVAPGPVQTPMLDRLTQTSERKAAFIDTVPLKRAGTPDEIAEAIVYVASASFMTGEVLRVNGGRTAS
- a CDS encoding DUF427 domain-containing protein, which gives rise to MSNNTAPNTAKTVKIPGPDHPITIERNPSRVVVIVAGRTVADTRSALTLREAHYPPVFYVPRKDVDMTLLERTDHSTYCPYKGDAAYFSIPSGGERAVNAIWTYESPFPAVEPIRDHLAFYHDRVDSIEERA
- a CDS encoding SDR family NAD(P)-dependent oxidoreductase, whose amino-acid sequence is MNDLTGKTALVTGASRGIGRAIALALGRAGAQVLVHYSSNEAAADSVVAEIMASGGHAQKIAANLRIADGPHTLARHVRAIVGGRLDVLVANAGIATAASIEETTVDQFDDLFAVNVRAPFFLVQQLLPMLCKGSSVVLLSSLASRAAVGELAAYAATKGAVDTLVRHFASALGERGVRVNAVAPGVVATDMSSFVTTDAGRDYALSLQALKRVAQPDDIAGAVTFLASDSANWITGDTLRVDGGSKL
- a CDS encoding LysR family transcriptional regulator translates to MELRHLRYFVAVAETGSLTVAAEQRLFTSQPSLSRQIRDLEDEVRTELFSRSARGVELTASGKAFLDHARLALAQVDAAIEAARRAASPTKQVFALGFLTGQEMTWLPRAMQVLRDELPNIDVTVSSGYSPDLADAVARGKLDLAFVRTEPGLDLDYRVVYREKLVVLMPSDHRLTAKATIHPSDLQGETFVMASNKARVLHDVVARYLHDNGLDPKPAHGVDNLAMAMSLVASTRGLSLMPEYANNLLPWSVVSRPLEGEAPTVDLAIGYSRSNASPVLKLFLSRADELIGAN